In Sphingobacterium sp. PCS056, the following proteins share a genomic window:
- the dxs gene encoding 1-deoxy-D-xylulose-5-phosphate synthase, with protein sequence MLQNHLIDSPVDLRNLSIPSLEQVCEDLRAFLIDHVSENGGHFSSSLGVVEITVALHYIFNTPVDKLIWDVGHQAYPHKLLTGRRKRFYSNRMLGGISGFPNIDESEFDAFGTGHSSTSISAILGMAIAAKYRGEHNRQHIAVIGDGAMTAGLAFEAMNNAGYEQPNMLIVLNDNNMSIDNNTGALQNHLTDLTSEKHYNHLRLYLKTLLSAANPSQKWAISTIRKLEKAIKAGAIRYSNLFETLGIRYFGPVDGHDLKKLINSLERLKNITGPKLLHCITVKGKGFAPAMTEQSKWHAPGTFDKYTGAKINKSSTKSLNTTYQEVFGDTLIALAKDNPRIIAITPAMLSGSALNKMKIEMPERVFDVGISEQHAVTFSAGFAADNMLPFCTIYSTFLQRAYDQIIHDVALQNLPVIFCIDRAGVVGADGPTHHGAFDICFLRCIPNITGASPMDLEDFRNLLFTAQSNTIKGPLAIRYPKSSGSGNPRSNFKKLAIGKGRRIKSGKHIAILSLGPVGQYVIAACQELLLEQMDIAHYDLRFFKPLDEDLLHEVFSQFSTVITVEDGSISGGVGSAIMEFMIENCYNATLKRLGLPDKFAIQGTQEQLHRLYGYDHKAIVKLVSSLYSTTIQNSDNRDNLKTHRKER encoded by the coding sequence ATGCTACAAAACCATCTCATCGATAGTCCAGTCGATCTACGAAATTTATCAATTCCATCTCTAGAGCAAGTTTGTGAAGATTTACGAGCTTTCCTTATCGATCATGTTTCTGAAAATGGTGGACATTTTAGTTCTAGTCTAGGGGTTGTCGAAATCACCGTTGCGTTACACTATATATTTAATACACCTGTAGATAAGTTGATCTGGGACGTTGGACATCAAGCCTATCCTCATAAATTACTTACTGGAAGGAGAAAAAGATTTTATAGCAATAGAATGTTAGGAGGTATCAGCGGTTTTCCAAACATAGATGAAAGCGAATTTGATGCATTTGGAACAGGACATTCCTCTACTTCTATTTCAGCAATCCTTGGGATGGCTATCGCTGCCAAATACCGAGGAGAGCACAACCGTCAACATATCGCCGTTATTGGAGATGGTGCAATGACCGCAGGATTGGCCTTTGAAGCCATGAATAATGCTGGATATGAGCAACCAAATATGCTAATAGTATTGAACGACAACAATATGTCAATTGATAACAATACCGGAGCATTGCAAAATCACCTCACGGATTTAACGAGCGAAAAGCATTATAATCATTTAAGGTTATACTTAAAAACTCTCCTTTCAGCAGCAAATCCATCTCAAAAATGGGCTATTAGCACCATTCGAAAATTAGAAAAAGCGATTAAAGCTGGAGCAATCCGTTACAGCAATCTATTTGAAACATTAGGTATTCGTTATTTTGGACCTGTTGATGGACATGATCTAAAAAAACTGATTAACTCATTGGAACGGCTCAAAAATATAACTGGCCCGAAATTATTGCACTGTATTACAGTCAAAGGAAAGGGGTTTGCACCTGCAATGACTGAACAATCTAAATGGCATGCACCAGGCACTTTCGACAAATATACAGGAGCAAAAATAAATAAAAGCAGTACTAAAAGCCTTAATACAACCTATCAGGAAGTATTTGGTGATACGTTAATCGCTCTTGCAAAAGATAATCCGCGTATCATAGCGATCACGCCGGCTATGCTTTCGGGTAGTGCATTAAATAAAATGAAGATAGAAATGCCTGAGCGTGTCTTTGATGTTGGTATCAGCGAACAGCATGCCGTCACTTTTTCGGCAGGATTTGCTGCTGACAACATGCTGCCATTCTGCACTATATACTCCACATTTCTACAACGCGCATACGATCAGATTATCCATGATGTCGCCTTACAAAACCTACCTGTTATCTTCTGCATAGACCGAGCAGGAGTAGTTGGTGCAGATGGCCCTACACATCATGGTGCTTTTGACATTTGTTTTCTTCGTTGTATACCAAACATAACCGGAGCCTCACCAATGGATCTTGAAGATTTCAGAAATCTACTATTTACAGCACAGTCTAATACGATAAAAGGACCTCTCGCTATTCGTTATCCAAAAAGTTCAGGATCTGGAAATCCAAGAAGTAATTTTAAAAAGTTAGCAATCGGGAAAGGTAGAAGAATTAAGTCTGGAAAACATATTGCTATACTTTCCCTTGGACCCGTAGGGCAATATGTAATAGCAGCTTGTCAAGAATTGCTGTTAGAACAGATGGATATAGCGCATTACGACTTACGATTTTTTAAACCTCTTGACGAGGATCTTCTTCATGAAGTATTCAGCCAATTTTCAACAGTAATTACTGTTGAAGACGGCTCTATTTCCGGCGGTGTAGGATCCGCAATAATGGAATTTATGATAGAAAACTGCTATAATGCAACCTTAAAACGATTAGGTTTGCCCGATAAATTTGCAATACAAGGTACGCAAGAACAACTTCATAGATTATATGGATATGATCACAAGGCTATTGTAAAACTTGTATCATCACTTTACTCCACTACCATCCAAAACAGTGATAATAGGGATAACTTAAAAACCCACCGCAAAGAAAGATAA
- the map gene encoding type I methionyl aminopeptidase — MNPIIYKTEEEIALMTISTRLTSETLAAIATIIKPGITTVEIDKFANEFIRDHGAIPSFYQFGGFPYHICTSVNDAIVHGMPNHQILKEGDIVSVDAGAYKNGFHGDQAYTFIIGEVKQEVLQLVKVTKESLLNGIEQAVHGNRVGDISYAIESHIAPYGYGIVRELVGHGLGRNLHEGPDIPNYGQRGKGKVLKENLVIAIEPMVNLGTHYNHRAEDGWTIRTNDRKPAVHFEQDVCIKKNAPLMLTDIKIIEEAEKSNFNLNSSYY, encoded by the coding sequence ATGAATCCCATCATCTATAAAACAGAAGAAGAAATAGCATTAATGACCATTAGTACCAGATTGACTAGTGAAACATTAGCAGCCATAGCAACGATCATTAAACCGGGTATAACAACTGTTGAGATCGATAAATTTGCTAATGAATTTATTCGGGATCATGGAGCAATACCTTCTTTTTATCAATTTGGTGGGTTTCCATACCATATCTGCACTTCTGTAAATGATGCTATTGTGCATGGAATGCCCAATCATCAAATTTTAAAAGAGGGAGATATAGTTTCTGTTGATGCTGGGGCGTATAAAAATGGATTTCACGGTGATCAAGCATATACCTTTATCATTGGAGAAGTCAAGCAAGAGGTATTGCAGTTGGTGAAAGTCACTAAGGAATCCTTGTTAAATGGTATTGAACAAGCTGTACATGGAAATAGAGTAGGAGATATTAGCTATGCAATTGAATCACATATTGCACCATATGGATATGGAATCGTGAGGGAATTGGTCGGTCATGGACTAGGTCGTAACTTGCACGAGGGGCCAGATATTCCTAATTATGGACAGCGTGGCAAGGGCAAAGTCTTGAAAGAAAATTTAGTGATTGCTATCGAACCCATGGTCAATTTGGGTACACATTACAATCATAGGGCAGAAGATGGTTGGACGATCCGAACAAATGATAGAAAACCAGCTGTCCATTTTGAACAAGATGTATGTATCAAAAAAAATGCTCCTTTGATGCTAACAGATATTAAAATTATTGAAGAAGCTGAAAAATCAAATTTTAACTTAAACTCTTCTTATTACTAG
- a CDS encoding helix-turn-helix domain-containing protein, translated as MPINFLGNIKLAESLNAELLDPLNMPDLFFKSEHILGAYVFSCTDIQPSQPLFNDGNPCLIFLPKKTDVVHLKNAEELIKLNAAWVCCGIIQNTYWQLPVDLSHMIVIRFKPASFYKIFNIEPHFFLKKPFCSFSDIMNKNWTEILNQLYQKETLADQMQLLKSIFSTYKIAENHPYLLQSALEKIDNKKGNITVSALILELGGKVNRKWLQRSFMKYLGISPKKYISLQRFIFMYGKCQKNTPQDVLSHTFTSGYYDYNHFLKEFKQIIGVSPTHYNWK; from the coding sequence ATGCCCATCAATTTTTTAGGAAATATTAAATTAGCAGAGTCTCTTAATGCAGAATTATTAGATCCTTTAAACATGCCGGATTTATTTTTTAAATCTGAACATATCTTAGGAGCTTATGTATTTTCATGTACAGATATACAACCAAGTCAACCCTTATTTAATGATGGAAATCCTTGTTTAATTTTTCTACCAAAGAAAACTGATGTTGTTCATCTTAAAAATGCCGAAGAACTCATTAAACTAAATGCGGCCTGGGTGTGTTGTGGTATTATACAAAATACATATTGGCAGTTACCGGTAGATTTATCACATATGATTGTAATACGTTTTAAACCGGCTTCTTTTTATAAAATTTTTAATATAGAACCCCATTTTTTTCTAAAAAAGCCTTTCTGTAGTTTTAGTGATATTATGAATAAAAACTGGACAGAAATTCTCAATCAATTATACCAAAAGGAAACACTTGCGGATCAAATGCAGTTATTAAAATCAATATTCAGCACTTATAAAATAGCTGAAAATCATCCTTATCTCTTACAATCTGCATTGGAAAAAATTGATAACAAAAAAGGTAATATTACAGTATCAGCTTTAATTCTTGAACTCGGAGGTAAAGTAAACCGCAAATGGTTGCAAAGAAGTTTTATGAAGTATTTGGGAATTTCACCTAAAAAATATATTTCTTTACAACGATTTATATTTATGTACGGTAAGTGTCAAAAAAATACTCCGCAAGATGTATTATCACATACTTTTACATCAGGGTACTATGACTACAATCATTTTCTTAAAGAATTCAAACAAATCATAGGTGTCTCTCCGACTCACTATAACTGGAAATAA
- a CDS encoding GNAT family N-acetyltransferase: protein MEIATLENCTTADIADVLNASFSDYIVPLHLNIEQLEYKIVTENIHLDLSVGVFSSGQLVGFMLHALQIVDGKLSAYNAATGIIPAYRGRGLVGKMYQYLLPKLKTRAVVQMRLEVIIGNNAAIRAYEKMGYQVNRTLDCFKGSVQTVKKSCASTIRELQDFQWDQFVRFWTIKPSWQNAIPTLEKAGPHLTILGAFIDEKLIGYLIYNANSKKIQQIAISPAHRRKGIATQLVMTMTQQINSKEIYVLNVDHISLEAISFFKQLGLVDYLAQFEMKKIL from the coding sequence ATGGAGATTGCCACTTTAGAAAATTGTACAACTGCAGATATAGCAGATGTTTTAAATGCATCATTTTCAGATTATATAGTGCCCTTACACCTTAATATCGAGCAATTAGAGTATAAAATTGTTACCGAGAATATACACTTGGACTTATCAGTTGGAGTTTTTTCATCTGGTCAGTTAGTTGGTTTTATGCTTCATGCACTACAGATTGTTGATGGAAAATTATCAGCTTATAATGCTGCGACAGGTATTATTCCAGCATATCGCGGTCGAGGTTTAGTCGGTAAAATGTACCAATATTTATTACCAAAATTAAAAACACGTGCAGTAGTACAGATGCGTTTGGAAGTAATAATAGGTAACAATGCCGCGATACGAGCGTATGAAAAAATGGGGTATCAAGTTAATAGAACATTAGATTGTTTTAAAGGATCTGTGCAAACGGTTAAAAAATCCTGTGCATCAACAATTAGAGAATTACAGGATTTTCAATGGGATCAATTTGTTCGTTTTTGGACAATAAAACCTTCTTGGCAAAATGCTATTCCAACTTTAGAAAAAGCTGGACCACATCTCACGATATTAGGTGCCTTTATAGACGAAAAATTAATTGGTTATCTCATCTATAATGCTAACTCAAAAAAAATACAACAAATAGCAATTTCTCCAGCACATAGACGCAAAGGTATAGCTACACAACTTGTAATGACGATGACTCAACAGATCAATTCTAAAGAAATATATGTATTAAATGTAGATCATATCTCTTTAGAAGCCATATCATTTTTCAAACAATTAGGACTTGTCGATTATTTAGCTCAGTTTGAGATGAAAAAAATTCTTTAA
- a CDS encoding NAD(P)-binding domain-containing protein yields the protein MEIFDVIIIGAGQAGLATSFYLKQHKIIHVVLEQDSIASSWEKQRWDSFKMNTPNWMNLLPGREIHSQKRHHFMTKDEFVDYLKTYVLQFDLPVLEKHKVVAVEKVSENFIVTIDEEGMQHNILTKTIVVASGIMNKILFPNLSDSIPEHILQVHAANYKNPMELPEGNVLIIGGGQSGCQLAQELTLGNRKVYLAGSKVARAPRRYRGKDIMEWMEQLGTMDISTIELADNPNLDATQPQVSGVGLLGHTISYQSLHRMGVTILGGLKGVDHENLYFEDNCKEHIRYADETSDAIKKNVDQYLKKSPEIAVSNTDEDPSDVPDHAYRSASDLKIINFNDCGITTLLWATGFGYDFSYLNSSLLDKIGKPKHIEGKMMIEGLYCIGFPWLRKKKSGLVYGVNEDAKIIVENILHQLQNLG from the coding sequence ATGGAAATATTTGATGTTATCATTATTGGTGCAGGACAAGCTGGACTTGCAACTAGTTTTTATTTAAAACAGCATAAAATCATACATGTTGTCTTAGAACAAGATAGCATTGCTTCTTCGTGGGAAAAACAACGTTGGGATTCTTTTAAGATGAATACACCCAATTGGATGAATCTGCTACCAGGCAGGGAGATACATTCTCAAAAAAGACATCATTTTATGACCAAAGACGAATTTGTAGATTATTTGAAAACGTATGTTTTACAATTTGATCTACCGGTTTTAGAAAAGCATAAAGTAGTTGCTGTTGAAAAAGTATCCGAAAATTTTATAGTAACGATCGATGAGGAAGGAATGCAACATAATATCTTGACAAAAACAATAGTTGTTGCATCAGGTATTATGAATAAGATTTTATTCCCAAATTTATCAGACTCGATTCCAGAGCATATTTTACAAGTCCATGCGGCCAATTATAAAAATCCTATGGAGCTACCGGAAGGAAATGTACTGATTATTGGGGGAGGGCAATCTGGCTGCCAACTAGCTCAAGAGTTAACCTTGGGCAATAGAAAAGTATATCTAGCTGGTAGCAAGGTGGCTAGAGCTCCTCGTCGTTACAGAGGTAAAGATATTATGGAGTGGATGGAGCAGTTAGGAACAATGGATATATCTACCATAGAATTAGCAGATAACCCAAATTTGGATGCTACCCAACCTCAGGTTTCTGGTGTGGGCTTGTTGGGACATACTATAAGTTATCAATCTTTGCATCGGATGGGTGTGACTATTCTAGGAGGATTAAAAGGTGTTGATCATGAAAATTTATATTTTGAAGATAACTGTAAAGAGCATATTCGATATGCAGATGAGACTTCAGATGCGATTAAGAAGAATGTTGATCAATATCTTAAGAAATCTCCTGAGATCGCTGTCTCCAATACTGATGAAGATCCTTCAGATGTTCCGGATCATGCTTATCGATCAGCGTCAGATCTTAAAATAATTAATTTCAATGATTGTGGAATAACTACACTACTTTGGGCTACAGGATTTGGATATGATTTTAGTTATTTGAACAGTTCTTTGCTGGATAAAATTGGAAAACCTAAACACATCGAAGGTAAAATGATGATAGAAGGGCTTTATTGTATAGGATTTCCTTGGCTAAGGAAGAAAAAATCAGGGTTAGTATATGGCGTAAATGAGGATGCGAAAATAATTGTAGAAAATATTTTACATCAGCTTCAAAATTTGGGCTAA
- a CDS encoding helix-turn-helix transcriptional regulator — MQNQEKTIIHRYNLQSENFAHYLEKENQVETKSGGVFLFHETIFDSLQFIQCDYSLNHNEHIHIDIEKEVLEMHFRVSGASCIQRSGKPIDLTHGNNMLTYQKDNKQEILMSPVKDGSFFEIRIGISHFEKLMNDFTMHTPNMYQGDAMAITPAMYSILAQIVNNPYSSKMRALFLEAKMMELFLLQIQQNIDHKQHTSFSYGQRDRDRIYETKQIIDQHINEFLTISKLSQLSGMNRRKLMQGFKELFGTTIHVYITEMKMQEARRLLLDEDKYVNEVADDIGYKNPQHFISAFKKKFGISPGKLKNRFDSSSGSM; from the coding sequence ATGCAAAATCAGGAAAAGACAATTATTCACCGGTATAATTTACAAAGTGAAAACTTTGCACATTATTTAGAAAAAGAAAATCAGGTCGAAACAAAATCAGGAGGGGTATTTTTGTTTCATGAAACCATTTTTGATTCGTTACAGTTTATACAATGCGATTATTCTTTAAACCATAATGAACATATTCATATTGATATAGAAAAGGAAGTCTTAGAGATGCATTTTAGAGTCAGTGGAGCAAGCTGTATCCAACGCTCAGGAAAACCGATAGATTTAACCCATGGAAACAATATGCTCACTTATCAAAAAGATAATAAACAAGAAATCTTGATGTCTCCGGTAAAAGATGGAAGTTTTTTTGAGATCAGAATCGGTATATCTCATTTTGAAAAGTTGATGAATGACTTTACGATGCATACTCCTAATATGTACCAAGGAGATGCAATGGCTATTACCCCGGCAATGTACAGTATCCTTGCGCAAATAGTAAATAATCCATATAGCTCAAAGATGAGAGCTTTATTCTTGGAAGCAAAAATGATGGAGCTTTTTCTATTGCAAATACAGCAAAATATAGATCATAAACAGCATACTTCTTTTTCATATGGACAGAGAGATCGAGATCGTATATATGAAACAAAACAGATCATAGATCAACATATCAATGAATTTTTAACCATTTCAAAATTGTCGCAACTTAGTGGTATGAACAGAAGAAAGCTTATGCAGGGGTTTAAAGAGCTCTTTGGAACTACTATTCATGTTTATATCACCGAAATGAAAATGCAAGAAGCCAGACGTCTCTTACTAGATGAAGATAAATATGTTAATGAAGTGGCTGATGATATCGGTTATAAAAATCCGCAACATTTTATTTCAGCATTTAAAAAGAAATTTGGCATTTCTCCTGGGAAATTAAAAAATCGTTTTGATTCATCATCAGGTTCGATGTGA
- a CDS encoding PepSY-associated TM helix domain-containing protein has protein sequence MDQRKYNIYFHTHTISGIIIAALLFVIFFAGSFSFFKDDITAWQKGKSHSHVQSQADFNYVLDSMGTKHNLLGRNFDFYILRSGQETYVNMSVSQDTTISKPQAKSEKSKGRRGRGLRNEDSAYFLHSFADKSQSSYEEGYNIGEFLYRLHFLAQLNQVPIRLGTPFGYLIAGIVSFLFLFALITGLFLHWDKIKNNFFLFRPWSKWKTVWTDMHTVLGVIGFPFQLVFAITGIILIVNFALIGPFSKLLYNGDQEELYQDLQYNRKMEVTYSYQPLSKSFDVNAFVNNWMKEWPESNISRLYIRNYGDKSMQIALETTPKSNANFAGSGYVRMQVLDGKQLEVKSPKTDATYVDWVKSLVYHLHFGDYGGRTLRIVYFVLGLLGCVVIISGIMIWLVAREKPNIPTYKRKFNFWAANLFVSISLSMLPVTAFTLIMLKFSPTINQSLIYNLYFYSWLVMIIYLLILRDLTKVNKHTLVLSAILSLGVPIANGVTTNLWLWKTLQAKSYDIFFIDILFITISILCVFAFLKVKKQGKSFKILK, from the coding sequence ATGGATCAGAGAAAATACAATATTTATTTCCATACGCACACAATCAGTGGTATTATCATTGCTGCATTGCTTTTTGTCATCTTTTTTGCAGGTTCATTTTCATTTTTTAAAGATGATATCACCGCATGGCAAAAGGGTAAATCACATAGCCATGTACAATCTCAGGCTGATTTTAATTATGTGCTGGACTCGATGGGTACTAAACATAATTTGCTGGGTAGAAATTTTGACTTCTACATATTGAGAAGTGGACAAGAAACTTATGTTAATATGAGTGTCTCTCAAGATACAACCATTAGTAAGCCACAAGCAAAAAGTGAAAAATCTAAAGGACGTCGAGGCAGAGGTTTGAGAAACGAAGATTCAGCCTATTTTTTACACTCATTTGCTGATAAATCTCAAAGTTCTTATGAGGAGGGTTATAATATAGGTGAATTCTTGTATCGATTACATTTCTTGGCTCAGCTTAATCAAGTTCCAATTCGATTGGGAACACCTTTTGGATATTTAATTGCTGGAATTGTCTCATTCTTATTTTTATTTGCGTTGATAACTGGGTTATTTTTACATTGGGATAAAATCAAAAACAATTTTTTTCTATTTAGACCTTGGAGTAAGTGGAAAACTGTGTGGACTGATATGCATACCGTGCTTGGAGTCATAGGGTTTCCATTTCAACTCGTATTTGCTATTACTGGAATTATTCTTATTGTCAATTTTGCTCTAATTGGACCTTTTAGCAAATTACTTTATAATGGTGATCAGGAAGAATTATATCAGGATCTGCAGTATAATCGTAAAATGGAAGTAACCTATAGTTATCAACCCTTGTCCAAGTCTTTTGATGTAAATGCGTTTGTCAACAACTGGATGAAAGAGTGGCCTGAATCAAATATTTCTAGACTCTATATACGTAATTATGGAGATAAAAGTATGCAGATTGCATTGGAAACAACACCAAAGTCTAATGCCAATTTTGCGGGGTCTGGTTATGTTAGAATGCAAGTTCTTGATGGAAAGCAATTAGAAGTCAAATCTCCAAAAACGGATGCGACTTATGTGGATTGGGTGAAAAGTTTGGTTTATCACTTGCATTTTGGCGATTATGGCGGTCGTACGCTTCGTATCGTTTATTTTGTACTAGGCCTATTAGGCTGTGTTGTGATTATTTCAGGTATTATGATTTGGTTAGTTGCTAGGGAAAAACCCAATATTCCAACTTATAAAAGAAAGTTTAATTTCTGGGCAGCAAATTTATTCGTATCGATTTCGTTAAGCATGCTTCCAGTTACTGCATTTACGCTGATTATGCTAAAATTCTCTCCAACTATTAACCAAAGTTTAATCTACAATCTTTATTTCTACAGTTGGCTAGTCATGATTATCTATTTATTGATTTTACGAGATCTGACCAAGGTAAATAAGCATACACTCGTGTTATCAGCTATTTTAAGCCTAGGCGTTCCAATAGCAAATGGTGTAACCACCAACTTGTGGCTATGGAAGACGCTACAGGCAAAGTCTTATGATATTTTCTTTATTGATATACTTTTTATTACAATTTCAATATTATGCGTGTTCGCATTTCTCAAAGTAAAGAAACAAGGTAAATCTTTTAAAATATTGAAATAG